The Candidatus Omnitrophota bacterium genome has a segment encoding these proteins:
- a CDS encoding HPr family phosphocarrier protein has protein sequence MSPSEIREETFTILNELGLHARPAMLLVQSISRLNCSMVTIEKDGLEADGKSIMGVLTLAAEQGSQIKVRAEGPDADKVLEAIRKLVNDKFGED, from the coding sequence ATGTCTCCATCGGAAATTCGCGAAGAAACGTTTACGATTCTTAACGAGCTGGGATTGCACGCCAGACCCGCCATGTTATTGGTGCAATCCATATCCCGCTTGAATTGCTCGATGGTCACCATCGAAAAAGACGGACTGGAGGCGGACGGGAAAAGCATCATGGGCGTATTGACCTTGGCCGCGGAACAGGGAAGCCAGATCAAAGTGCGCGCGGAAGGGCCGGATGCGGATAAAGTCCTCGAAGCGATACGGAAACTCGTCAATGACAAATTCGGGGAAGATTAA
- the hprK gene encoding HPr(Ser) kinase/phosphatase, translated as MTQERIFMPDPLPVRRLLEFDDLNVRACGPPEGLNRNILRPELNRPALELTGFFEKYQPDRVQIFGSGEMAYLESHRRDEAVLKNLERIFSLLPPCVVVTNDLELFPEILQYAERHKVAILRSTHNTTIFTKRLWDALELELSPYVVRRGVLMDVFNVGVLITGPSSIGKSECALELLSKGHAFVADDLIYIRGTQFSKLVGTGRSPVPYHMEVRGIGIIDVSRMYGPKSVRMTKQVDLVIQLEEWDSGKEYERLGIEDKITTILGIEKSCYTIPIKPGRNIATIVEVAVLDYKLKSAGVHMAKEFDEKLIRSMKKHEDL; from the coding sequence ATGACGCAAGAACGCATCTTCATGCCGGATCCGCTGCCGGTGCGGCGGCTGCTCGAGTTCGACGATTTGAACGTCCGGGCGTGCGGCCCGCCGGAAGGATTAAACCGTAATATTTTGCGCCCGGAATTGAACCGGCCAGCGCTGGAGTTGACGGGTTTCTTCGAGAAATACCAGCCGGACCGGGTTCAAATCTTCGGTTCCGGAGAAATGGCTTACCTAGAAAGCCATCGGCGGGACGAAGCCGTTCTGAAAAACCTGGAAAGGATTTTTTCTCTGCTGCCGCCTTGCGTCGTCGTTACGAACGATCTCGAATTGTTTCCCGAAATTCTGCAATATGCGGAGCGACACAAAGTCGCCATTTTACGCTCCACCCACAATACAACCATCTTCACGAAGCGCTTGTGGGATGCGTTGGAACTGGAACTTAGCCCCTACGTTGTCAGGCGGGGCGTTTTGATGGACGTCTTCAACGTCGGCGTTTTGATTACCGGCCCCAGTTCCATCGGCAAAAGCGAGTGCGCGCTGGAACTGTTGTCGAAGGGACATGCTTTCGTAGCGGACGATCTCATCTATATTCGCGGCACCCAGTTTTCGAAGCTGGTGGGGACGGGACGATCCCCCGTTCCCTATCATATGGAAGTGCGCGGAATCGGCATCATCGACGTCAGCCGCATGTATGGGCCGAAAAGCGTGCGCATGACCAAGCAAGTGGATTTGGTGATTCAGTTGGAGGAGTGGGACTCGGGAAAAGAATACGAGCGACTGGGAATCGAAGACAAGATCACGACGATTCTTGGCATCGAAAAATCCTGCTACACCATCCCCATCAAGCCGGGCCGCAACATCGCAACCATCGTCGAAGTGGCGGTATTGGATTACAAGTTGAAGTCGGCGGGTGTTCATATGGCTAAAGAGTTCGACGAGAAGCTGATCCGGTCCATGAAAAAACATGAGGATCTTTGA
- a CDS encoding PTS sugar transporter subunit IIA: protein MNLLDLISPRCIKVPLEAKNKTEAISELVDLVASVKQLPHRQAIFEALMEREEVGSTGIGHGVALPHAKCVEVKEICVACGFTPEGVDFDALDQEPVYIFFLILAPRSAPGQHLKVMASLTRLLSKASAREELLKAKTPDDAYSILCKIHEPSAATGAS, encoded by the coding sequence ATGAACCTGTTGGATCTGATTTCTCCGCGATGTATCAAAGTTCCCCTCGAAGCGAAAAACAAAACGGAAGCCATCTCCGAACTGGTCGATTTGGTGGCGTCGGTCAAGCAGTTGCCGCACCGGCAGGCCATTTTTGAAGCGTTGATGGAAAGAGAAGAGGTCGGCAGCACTGGAATTGGGCATGGCGTAGCGTTGCCCCACGCTAAATGTGTGGAAGTCAAGGAGATATGCGTGGCCTGCGGCTTTACGCCGGAAGGCGTCGATTTTGACGCGTTGGATCAAGAGCCGGTGTATATCTTTTTTCTCATCCTGGCTCCCCGTTCTGCGCCGGGGCAGCATTTGAAAGTCATGGCTTCCTTAACCCGTTTGTTAAGCAAAGCGTCGGCCCGCGAAGAGTTGTTGAAAGCGAAAACTCCTGACGACGCGTATTCCATCCTATGTAAAATTCATGAGCCTTCTGCGGCTACGGGCGCATCATGA
- the raiA gene encoding ribosome-associated translation inhibitor RaiA has translation MQLSIVGRRVEVSEAIREYLEKRLMKLKKYFPRVIDVHVVLYTQKINQVAEVTVKANGLVIHGEEKSEDLYASIDKVVDKLDAQLRKHKERLVDHQSKKTKEDLGINLNVSVFEKEDIEGMRPSPQVIHTKRFTIKPMSVDEAAMQMDLIDQEFLVFKNSTNERLNVIYRLKDGNYGLIEPDA, from the coding sequence GTGCAACTTTCCATTGTAGGCCGGCGAGTTGAGGTTAGCGAGGCGATTCGGGAGTATCTCGAGAAGCGTCTCATGAAGTTGAAGAAGTATTTCCCCCGCGTGATCGACGTGCACGTCGTTCTGTATACGCAAAAGATCAACCAAGTGGCCGAAGTAACGGTCAAGGCCAACGGACTCGTCATTCACGGCGAGGAGAAGTCAGAAGATTTGTATGCGTCTATCGATAAAGTCGTGGACAAACTGGACGCGCAGTTAAGGAAGCATAAGGAACGGCTAGTCGATCATCAATCCAAAAAGACGAAAGAGGATTTAGGCATCAACCTCAACGTGTCCGTCTTCGAAAAAGAGGACATCGAAGGGATGAGACCGTCTCCCCAAGTAATCCATACCAAGAGATTCACTATTAAGCCCATGTCGGTTGACGAAGCGGCGATGCAGATGGATTTGATCGATCAGGAATTTCTCGTTTTTAAAAATTCCACCAATGAACGCTTAAACGTTATCTATCGCCTGAAGGACGGCAATTACGGTCTTATCGAACCGGATGCGTAA